Proteins encoded within one genomic window of Ptiloglossa arizonensis isolate GNS036 chromosome 3, iyPtiAriz1_principal, whole genome shotgun sequence:
- the LOC143144066 gene encoding dynein intermediate chain 2, ciliary isoform X2 — MRTSTSKRTVSKISDVFNIQRMSVVRTRFDSGGGDTDWLRGRAYLKPEGQLQLSEEELQEEIARILTIHNTRVPDSLVEWSWKLKEFIKLPPPPNLITILSVPGIILHKESDEAKVQLTGELVVESQHDTISILHEGDEGEAEDDKGEEVEEDELIKTKEIEHEEKHKEPEHDIEPDEEEIEVVKPKKIPNQFNFCERAALTYTNPLREMSTQTVPPPTALFNTHVFQWTIFDAYQEDFAEKEREKEKERRIPHMQLKKDPKHKVQSESTALTSRMIQAAKTLERMVNQNIFDDIAQDYRYWDDPSDEFKDEEGSLLPLWKFNYSKTKKHDVTDLCFNGRYYDLFAVSYGTMSFNSAITDGKVCLFSLKNPSYPEWICPVESPVMCLSFSEQHPHLLVIGTMDGAVAVYNVMLPPTAPQYKSNDVVQKHGGIVWEVYWAPDTEEGNLAFYSVSIDGKINCWVLNQSDLGLTTIMTLFLDRPPISGPDGTLITLKGCGTCIAFHPADQNVFLVGTEEGTIYKCNTAYSSVYMKTYNEAHNMPVYRIVFNNYNSSIFASCSGDWRIKIWEDNRMEPLFMFDLGVPIGDVKWAPYSSTVLACVSNDGKVTVFDLNVNKYRPICSQPIVSRKRNKLTRLAFNNKLPFIIVGDDKGTVNTLKLSPNLRLKVKPTKRQLHLTHQELEIMKLDKLLSFVREPSVLTPPEDTRIVT; from the exons ATGCGTACATCAACATCTAAGAGAACAGTTTCCAAAATATCTGATGTATTTAACATACAAAGA ATGAGTGTGGTAAGGACTCGTTTCGACTCAGGTGGTGGTGATACAGATTGGTTACGTGGAAGAGCTTATCTTAAACCAGAAGGTCAATTACAATTATCAGAAGAA GAATTACAAGAAGAGATTGCAAGAATTCTAACTATACATAATACAAGAGTTCCAGATTCTTTAGTTGAATGGTCATGGAAGTTAAAAGAATTCATAAAGTTACCTCCCCCACCAAACTTAATAACTATTTTAAGTGTACCTGGAATAATATTACATAAAGAGTCTGATGAAGCAAAAGTACAATTAACAGGTGAACTTGTTG TGGAAAGTCAACATGATACAATATCCATATTACATGAAGGTGATGAAGGAGAAGCTGAAGATGACAAAGGAGAAGAAGTGGAAGAAG ATGAGTTAATAAAAACAAAGGAAATTGAACATGAGGAAAAGCATAAAGAACCTGAACATGACATTGAACCAGATGAGGAAGAGATAGAAGTGGTAAAACCTAAGAAAATACCAaatcaatttaatttttgtGAAAGAGCTGCTCTGACTTATACCAATCCCTTACGA gaAATGAGTACACAAACTGTACCTCCACCAACAGCACTATTTAATACCCATGTTTTTCAATGGACAATCTTTGACGCATACCAG GAAGATTTTGCTGAAAAGgaacgtgaaaaagaaaaagaaagaagaattccACACATGCAATTGAAAAAGGATCCGAAACATAAGGTTCAATCAGAATCTACAGCATTAACATCACGAATGATACAAGCTGCAAAAACTTTAGAACGAATGGTGaatcaaaatatttttgatGATATAGCTCAAg ACTACAGATACTGGGATGACCCAAGCGATGAATTTAAGGATGAAGAAGGTTCATTATTGCCTTtatggaaatttaattattcaaaaactAAAAAACATGATGTCACAGATTTATGTTTTAATGGCAGATATTACGACTTATTTGCTGTATCTTATGGAACAA TGTCATTTAATAGTGCGATAACAGATGGAAAAGTATGCTTGTTTAGCTTAAAAAATCCATCATACCCAGAATGGATCTGTCCAGTAGAATCTCCAGTAATGTGTTTATCTTTTAGTGAACAACATCCACATCTTTTAGTTATTG GTACTATGGATGGTGCTGTAGCTGTATACAATGTCATGTTGCCACCAACAGCTCCACAATACAAGAGTAATGATGTTGTTCAAAAACATGGAGGTATAGTATGGGAG gTATATTGGGCACCAGATACAGAAGAAGGTAATTTGGCATTCTACAGTGTCAGCAttgatggaaaaataaattgctGGGTATTGAATCAAAGCGATCTTGGTTTAACAACTATAATGACCCTATTTCTAGATCGACCCCCAATATCTGGGCCAGATGGTACTCTGATTACACTTAAag GATGTGGAACATGTATTGCATTTCACCCTGCAGATCAAAATGTATTTCTAGTAGGAACAGAAGAGGGAACAATTTATAAATGCAATACAGCATATAGTAGTGTTTATATGAAAACTTATAATGAAGCACACAATATGCCAGTGTACCGAATAGTATTCAATAATTATAACTCCAGTATATTTGCAAGTTGTTCGGGGGATTGGAGGATAAAAATATGGGAAGATAATAGAAT GGAGCCTTTGTTTATGTTTGATCTTGGTGTTCCGATTGGAGATGTTAAATGGGCACCATACAGTTCAACAGTACTGGCTTGTGTTTCAAATGATGGGAAAGTTACAGTATTtgatttaaatgtaaataaatacagGCCAATATGCAGTCAACCCATTGTTAGTAGAAAGCGGAATAAGCTAACACGACTAGCATTTAACAACAAATTACCATTCATTATTGTTGGTGATGATAA GGGTACAGTTAATACATTAAAATTGTCACCTAATCTCAGACTAAAAGTAAAACCAACCAAGAGACAACTTCATCTAACACACCAAGAATTAGAAATTATGAAATTGGATAAATTATTAAGTTTTGTACGAGAGCCTTCTGTATTAACACCACCAGAAGATACAAGGATAGTGACATAA
- the LOC143144066 gene encoding dynein intermediate chain 2, ciliary isoform X3, with product MSVVRTRFDSGGGDTDWLRGRAYLKPEGQLQLSEEELQEEIARILTIHNTRVPDSLVEWSWKLKEFIKLPPPPNLITILSVPGIILHKESDEAKVQLTGELVVESQHDTISILHEGDEGEAEDDKGEEVEEGEEAEIMEEEDNELIKTKEIEHEEKHKEPEHDIEPDEEEIEVVKPKKIPNQFNFCERAALTYTNPLREMSTQTVPPPTALFNTHVFQWTIFDAYQEDFAEKEREKEKERRIPHMQLKKDPKHKVQSESTALTSRMIQAAKTLERMVNQNIFDDIAQDYRYWDDPSDEFKDEEGSLLPLWKFNYSKTKKHDVTDLCFNGRYYDLFAVSYGTMSFNSAITDGKVCLFSLKNPSYPEWICPVESPVMCLSFSEQHPHLLVIGTMDGAVAVYNVMLPPTAPQYKSNDVVQKHGGIVWEVYWAPDTEEGNLAFYSVSIDGKINCWVLNQSDLGLTTIMTLFLDRPPISGPDGTLITLKGCGTCIAFHPADQNVFLVGTEEGTIYKCNTAYSSVYMKTYNEAHNMPVYRIVFNNYNSSIFASCSGDWRIKIWEDNRMEPLFMFDLGVPIGDVKWAPYSSTVLACVSNDGKVTVFDLNVNKYRPICSQPIVSRKRNKLTRLAFNNKLPFIIVGDDKGTVNTLKLSPNLRLKVKPTKRQLHLTHQELEIMKLDKLLSFVREPSVLTPPEDTRIVT from the exons ATGAGTGTGGTAAGGACTCGTTTCGACTCAGGTGGTGGTGATACAGATTGGTTACGTGGAAGAGCTTATCTTAAACCAGAAGGTCAATTACAATTATCAGAAGAA GAATTACAAGAAGAGATTGCAAGAATTCTAACTATACATAATACAAGAGTTCCAGATTCTTTAGTTGAATGGTCATGGAAGTTAAAAGAATTCATAAAGTTACCTCCCCCACCAAACTTAATAACTATTTTAAGTGTACCTGGAATAATATTACATAAAGAGTCTGATGAAGCAAAAGTACAATTAACAGGTGAACTTGTTG TGGAAAGTCAACATGATACAATATCCATATTACATGAAGGTGATGAAGGAGAAGCTGAAGATGACAAAGGAGAAGAAGTGGAAGAAGGTGAAGAAGCAGAAATTATGGAAGAGGAAGATA ATGAGTTAATAAAAACAAAGGAAATTGAACATGAGGAAAAGCATAAAGAACCTGAACATGACATTGAACCAGATGAGGAAGAGATAGAAGTGGTAAAACCTAAGAAAATACCAaatcaatttaatttttgtGAAAGAGCTGCTCTGACTTATACCAATCCCTTACGA gaAATGAGTACACAAACTGTACCTCCACCAACAGCACTATTTAATACCCATGTTTTTCAATGGACAATCTTTGACGCATACCAG GAAGATTTTGCTGAAAAGgaacgtgaaaaagaaaaagaaagaagaattccACACATGCAATTGAAAAAGGATCCGAAACATAAGGTTCAATCAGAATCTACAGCATTAACATCACGAATGATACAAGCTGCAAAAACTTTAGAACGAATGGTGaatcaaaatatttttgatGATATAGCTCAAg ACTACAGATACTGGGATGACCCAAGCGATGAATTTAAGGATGAAGAAGGTTCATTATTGCCTTtatggaaatttaattattcaaaaactAAAAAACATGATGTCACAGATTTATGTTTTAATGGCAGATATTACGACTTATTTGCTGTATCTTATGGAACAA TGTCATTTAATAGTGCGATAACAGATGGAAAAGTATGCTTGTTTAGCTTAAAAAATCCATCATACCCAGAATGGATCTGTCCAGTAGAATCTCCAGTAATGTGTTTATCTTTTAGTGAACAACATCCACATCTTTTAGTTATTG GTACTATGGATGGTGCTGTAGCTGTATACAATGTCATGTTGCCACCAACAGCTCCACAATACAAGAGTAATGATGTTGTTCAAAAACATGGAGGTATAGTATGGGAG gTATATTGGGCACCAGATACAGAAGAAGGTAATTTGGCATTCTACAGTGTCAGCAttgatggaaaaataaattgctGGGTATTGAATCAAAGCGATCTTGGTTTAACAACTATAATGACCCTATTTCTAGATCGACCCCCAATATCTGGGCCAGATGGTACTCTGATTACACTTAAag GATGTGGAACATGTATTGCATTTCACCCTGCAGATCAAAATGTATTTCTAGTAGGAACAGAAGAGGGAACAATTTATAAATGCAATACAGCATATAGTAGTGTTTATATGAAAACTTATAATGAAGCACACAATATGCCAGTGTACCGAATAGTATTCAATAATTATAACTCCAGTATATTTGCAAGTTGTTCGGGGGATTGGAGGATAAAAATATGGGAAGATAATAGAAT GGAGCCTTTGTTTATGTTTGATCTTGGTGTTCCGATTGGAGATGTTAAATGGGCACCATACAGTTCAACAGTACTGGCTTGTGTTTCAAATGATGGGAAAGTTACAGTATTtgatttaaatgtaaataaatacagGCCAATATGCAGTCAACCCATTGTTAGTAGAAAGCGGAATAAGCTAACACGACTAGCATTTAACAACAAATTACCATTCATTATTGTTGGTGATGATAA GGGTACAGTTAATACATTAAAATTGTCACCTAATCTCAGACTAAAAGTAAAACCAACCAAGAGACAACTTCATCTAACACACCAAGAATTAGAAATTATGAAATTGGATAAATTATTAAGTTTTGTACGAGAGCCTTCTGTATTAACACCACCAGAAGATACAAGGATAGTGACATAA
- the LOC143144066 gene encoding dynein intermediate chain 2, ciliary isoform X1, with amino-acid sequence MRTSTSKRTVSKISDVFNIQRMSVVRTRFDSGGGDTDWLRGRAYLKPEGQLQLSEEELQEEIARILTIHNTRVPDSLVEWSWKLKEFIKLPPPPNLITILSVPGIILHKESDEAKVQLTGELVVESQHDTISILHEGDEGEAEDDKGEEVEEGEEAEIMEEEDNELIKTKEIEHEEKHKEPEHDIEPDEEEIEVVKPKKIPNQFNFCERAALTYTNPLREMSTQTVPPPTALFNTHVFQWTIFDAYQEDFAEKEREKEKERRIPHMQLKKDPKHKVQSESTALTSRMIQAAKTLERMVNQNIFDDIAQDYRYWDDPSDEFKDEEGSLLPLWKFNYSKTKKHDVTDLCFNGRYYDLFAVSYGTMSFNSAITDGKVCLFSLKNPSYPEWICPVESPVMCLSFSEQHPHLLVIGTMDGAVAVYNVMLPPTAPQYKSNDVVQKHGGIVWEVYWAPDTEEGNLAFYSVSIDGKINCWVLNQSDLGLTTIMTLFLDRPPISGPDGTLITLKGCGTCIAFHPADQNVFLVGTEEGTIYKCNTAYSSVYMKTYNEAHNMPVYRIVFNNYNSSIFASCSGDWRIKIWEDNRMEPLFMFDLGVPIGDVKWAPYSSTVLACVSNDGKVTVFDLNVNKYRPICSQPIVSRKRNKLTRLAFNNKLPFIIVGDDKGTVNTLKLSPNLRLKVKPTKRQLHLTHQELEIMKLDKLLSFVREPSVLTPPEDTRIVT; translated from the exons ATGCGTACATCAACATCTAAGAGAACAGTTTCCAAAATATCTGATGTATTTAACATACAAAGA ATGAGTGTGGTAAGGACTCGTTTCGACTCAGGTGGTGGTGATACAGATTGGTTACGTGGAAGAGCTTATCTTAAACCAGAAGGTCAATTACAATTATCAGAAGAA GAATTACAAGAAGAGATTGCAAGAATTCTAACTATACATAATACAAGAGTTCCAGATTCTTTAGTTGAATGGTCATGGAAGTTAAAAGAATTCATAAAGTTACCTCCCCCACCAAACTTAATAACTATTTTAAGTGTACCTGGAATAATATTACATAAAGAGTCTGATGAAGCAAAAGTACAATTAACAGGTGAACTTGTTG TGGAAAGTCAACATGATACAATATCCATATTACATGAAGGTGATGAAGGAGAAGCTGAAGATGACAAAGGAGAAGAAGTGGAAGAAGGTGAAGAAGCAGAAATTATGGAAGAGGAAGATA ATGAGTTAATAAAAACAAAGGAAATTGAACATGAGGAAAAGCATAAAGAACCTGAACATGACATTGAACCAGATGAGGAAGAGATAGAAGTGGTAAAACCTAAGAAAATACCAaatcaatttaatttttgtGAAAGAGCTGCTCTGACTTATACCAATCCCTTACGA gaAATGAGTACACAAACTGTACCTCCACCAACAGCACTATTTAATACCCATGTTTTTCAATGGACAATCTTTGACGCATACCAG GAAGATTTTGCTGAAAAGgaacgtgaaaaagaaaaagaaagaagaattccACACATGCAATTGAAAAAGGATCCGAAACATAAGGTTCAATCAGAATCTACAGCATTAACATCACGAATGATACAAGCTGCAAAAACTTTAGAACGAATGGTGaatcaaaatatttttgatGATATAGCTCAAg ACTACAGATACTGGGATGACCCAAGCGATGAATTTAAGGATGAAGAAGGTTCATTATTGCCTTtatggaaatttaattattcaaaaactAAAAAACATGATGTCACAGATTTATGTTTTAATGGCAGATATTACGACTTATTTGCTGTATCTTATGGAACAA TGTCATTTAATAGTGCGATAACAGATGGAAAAGTATGCTTGTTTAGCTTAAAAAATCCATCATACCCAGAATGGATCTGTCCAGTAGAATCTCCAGTAATGTGTTTATCTTTTAGTGAACAACATCCACATCTTTTAGTTATTG GTACTATGGATGGTGCTGTAGCTGTATACAATGTCATGTTGCCACCAACAGCTCCACAATACAAGAGTAATGATGTTGTTCAAAAACATGGAGGTATAGTATGGGAG gTATATTGGGCACCAGATACAGAAGAAGGTAATTTGGCATTCTACAGTGTCAGCAttgatggaaaaataaattgctGGGTATTGAATCAAAGCGATCTTGGTTTAACAACTATAATGACCCTATTTCTAGATCGACCCCCAATATCTGGGCCAGATGGTACTCTGATTACACTTAAag GATGTGGAACATGTATTGCATTTCACCCTGCAGATCAAAATGTATTTCTAGTAGGAACAGAAGAGGGAACAATTTATAAATGCAATACAGCATATAGTAGTGTTTATATGAAAACTTATAATGAAGCACACAATATGCCAGTGTACCGAATAGTATTCAATAATTATAACTCCAGTATATTTGCAAGTTGTTCGGGGGATTGGAGGATAAAAATATGGGAAGATAATAGAAT GGAGCCTTTGTTTATGTTTGATCTTGGTGTTCCGATTGGAGATGTTAAATGGGCACCATACAGTTCAACAGTACTGGCTTGTGTTTCAAATGATGGGAAAGTTACAGTATTtgatttaaatgtaaataaatacagGCCAATATGCAGTCAACCCATTGTTAGTAGAAAGCGGAATAAGCTAACACGACTAGCATTTAACAACAAATTACCATTCATTATTGTTGGTGATGATAA GGGTACAGTTAATACATTAAAATTGTCACCTAATCTCAGACTAAAAGTAAAACCAACCAAGAGACAACTTCATCTAACACACCAAGAATTAGAAATTATGAAATTGGATAAATTATTAAGTTTTGTACGAGAGCCTTCTGTATTAACACCACCAGAAGATACAAGGATAGTGACATAA
- the LOC143144066 gene encoding dynein intermediate chain 2, ciliary isoform X4: protein MFNIELQEEIARILTIHNTRVPDSLVEWSWKLKEFIKLPPPPNLITILSVPGIILHKESDEAKVQLTGELVVESQHDTISILHEGDEGEAEDDKGEEVEEGEEAEIMEEEDNELIKTKEIEHEEKHKEPEHDIEPDEEEIEVVKPKKIPNQFNFCERAALTYTNPLREMSTQTVPPPTALFNTHVFQWTIFDAYQEDFAEKEREKEKERRIPHMQLKKDPKHKVQSESTALTSRMIQAAKTLERMVNQNIFDDIAQDYRYWDDPSDEFKDEEGSLLPLWKFNYSKTKKHDVTDLCFNGRYYDLFAVSYGTMSFNSAITDGKVCLFSLKNPSYPEWICPVESPVMCLSFSEQHPHLLVIGTMDGAVAVYNVMLPPTAPQYKSNDVVQKHGGIVWEVYWAPDTEEGNLAFYSVSIDGKINCWVLNQSDLGLTTIMTLFLDRPPISGPDGTLITLKGCGTCIAFHPADQNVFLVGTEEGTIYKCNTAYSSVYMKTYNEAHNMPVYRIVFNNYNSSIFASCSGDWRIKIWEDNRMEPLFMFDLGVPIGDVKWAPYSSTVLACVSNDGKVTVFDLNVNKYRPICSQPIVSRKRNKLTRLAFNNKLPFIIVGDDKGTVNTLKLSPNLRLKVKPTKRQLHLTHQELEIMKLDKLLSFVREPSVLTPPEDTRIVT from the exons ATGTTTAATATA GAATTACAAGAAGAGATTGCAAGAATTCTAACTATACATAATACAAGAGTTCCAGATTCTTTAGTTGAATGGTCATGGAAGTTAAAAGAATTCATAAAGTTACCTCCCCCACCAAACTTAATAACTATTTTAAGTGTACCTGGAATAATATTACATAAAGAGTCTGATGAAGCAAAAGTACAATTAACAGGTGAACTTGTTG TGGAAAGTCAACATGATACAATATCCATATTACATGAAGGTGATGAAGGAGAAGCTGAAGATGACAAAGGAGAAGAAGTGGAAGAAGGTGAAGAAGCAGAAATTATGGAAGAGGAAGATA ATGAGTTAATAAAAACAAAGGAAATTGAACATGAGGAAAAGCATAAAGAACCTGAACATGACATTGAACCAGATGAGGAAGAGATAGAAGTGGTAAAACCTAAGAAAATACCAaatcaatttaatttttgtGAAAGAGCTGCTCTGACTTATACCAATCCCTTACGA gaAATGAGTACACAAACTGTACCTCCACCAACAGCACTATTTAATACCCATGTTTTTCAATGGACAATCTTTGACGCATACCAG GAAGATTTTGCTGAAAAGgaacgtgaaaaagaaaaagaaagaagaattccACACATGCAATTGAAAAAGGATCCGAAACATAAGGTTCAATCAGAATCTACAGCATTAACATCACGAATGATACAAGCTGCAAAAACTTTAGAACGAATGGTGaatcaaaatatttttgatGATATAGCTCAAg ACTACAGATACTGGGATGACCCAAGCGATGAATTTAAGGATGAAGAAGGTTCATTATTGCCTTtatggaaatttaattattcaaaaactAAAAAACATGATGTCACAGATTTATGTTTTAATGGCAGATATTACGACTTATTTGCTGTATCTTATGGAACAA TGTCATTTAATAGTGCGATAACAGATGGAAAAGTATGCTTGTTTAGCTTAAAAAATCCATCATACCCAGAATGGATCTGTCCAGTAGAATCTCCAGTAATGTGTTTATCTTTTAGTGAACAACATCCACATCTTTTAGTTATTG GTACTATGGATGGTGCTGTAGCTGTATACAATGTCATGTTGCCACCAACAGCTCCACAATACAAGAGTAATGATGTTGTTCAAAAACATGGAGGTATAGTATGGGAG gTATATTGGGCACCAGATACAGAAGAAGGTAATTTGGCATTCTACAGTGTCAGCAttgatggaaaaataaattgctGGGTATTGAATCAAAGCGATCTTGGTTTAACAACTATAATGACCCTATTTCTAGATCGACCCCCAATATCTGGGCCAGATGGTACTCTGATTACACTTAAag GATGTGGAACATGTATTGCATTTCACCCTGCAGATCAAAATGTATTTCTAGTAGGAACAGAAGAGGGAACAATTTATAAATGCAATACAGCATATAGTAGTGTTTATATGAAAACTTATAATGAAGCACACAATATGCCAGTGTACCGAATAGTATTCAATAATTATAACTCCAGTATATTTGCAAGTTGTTCGGGGGATTGGAGGATAAAAATATGGGAAGATAATAGAAT GGAGCCTTTGTTTATGTTTGATCTTGGTGTTCCGATTGGAGATGTTAAATGGGCACCATACAGTTCAACAGTACTGGCTTGTGTTTCAAATGATGGGAAAGTTACAGTATTtgatttaaatgtaaataaatacagGCCAATATGCAGTCAACCCATTGTTAGTAGAAAGCGGAATAAGCTAACACGACTAGCATTTAACAACAAATTACCATTCATTATTGTTGGTGATGATAA GGGTACAGTTAATACATTAAAATTGTCACCTAATCTCAGACTAAAAGTAAAACCAACCAAGAGACAACTTCATCTAACACACCAAGAATTAGAAATTATGAAATTGGATAAATTATTAAGTTTTGTACGAGAGCCTTCTGTATTAACACCACCAGAAGATACAAGGATAGTGACATAA
- the LOC143144714 gene encoding uncharacterized protein LOC143144714, with the protein MEDSGIDSDPKSTSRIEDERIFLRSDSSCSSNQTQTSQHNFTTKQLQKKLEARIEQAKRIQRNSDYIKLPKYDKGCGGCNSTTGLISIQRLPVPNKSKEHLPLVEYWHSDSESEGEMTLFPTSKSKDSSKHKQDLTDTFSIEELSEESEDSLNLGPAQSSPDLKFMKSYRCTKECFRCQCHIL; encoded by the exons ATGGAAGATAGCGGAATTGACAGTGATCCAAAAAGCACTAGTCGTATAGAAGATGAAAGAATCTTTTTG AGAAGCGATAGTAGTTGTAGCAGCAATCAGACACAAACGTCTCAACATAATTTCACTACTAAACAGCTACAAAAAAAGCTTG AGGCACGAATTGAACAGGCAAAACGTATTCAACGTAATTCAGATTATATAAAGTTGCCAAAATATGATAAGGGATGTGGTGGATGTAATAGTACCACTGGTTTGATATCAATTCAAAGACTTCCTGTACCAAATAAAAGTAAAGAGCATCTTCCTCTTGTTGAATATTGGCACAGTGACAGTGAAAG CGAAGGTGAAATGACTCTCTTTCCAACATCTAAGTCAAAAGATTCTTCAAAACACAAACAAGATTTGACCGATACATTTAGTATCGAAGAGCTCAGCGAAGAAAGTGAAGATTCTCTAAATTTAGGACCAGCGCAATCATCTCCAGATCTTAAATTTATGAAGTCTTATAGATGTACTAAGGAATGCTTTCGTTGCCAATGCCATATATTATAA